A DNA window from Anastrepha ludens isolate Willacy chromosome 6, idAnaLude1.1, whole genome shotgun sequence contains the following coding sequences:
- the LOC128867791 gene encoding uncharacterized protein LOC128867791 — MSFEFSVRSLEYDGSVNSAVIFTPDKKAYTEDNILIYNIFVYNIPRRMKDADITCYFSKFGVISEVRLVDDKKRSRRSSPTVGFVNFVEPESAYRVLQKFNHRIRGSRIGVKAGNSWNQPDAEKACSQVVLGTQQKKVEASNFDTKFTSLNMLSLNDDCLDIICGLLVLRDQIRFARVCNRFQEIFRMLSRRAYKRFEFCKLLGMTLWEIRDFFRFAGENIEEVTGDVPYKNRERIITFIRTCCVNLKRITLFDSKMETDCLKKLFRSFPLLRELHLHSCGIDDLSIQSLQYLTQLESLTLSENYELTGKFMNSLVQLKYLNLYGCRNIQTSNLVEICCSMPNLKSLDIRRCERLSPIFFDTMAEHCQQLETLKMSCPDFPYEHVTLLPRLKHIELLLHTSFSVSHTQIFLKLIENKSQQLESLKIYGKNSINPQEISFISKLEKLKSLYCPNNPAIDDNALRKLCQLEQLEELVIKNSGDITNEALIKLLQSCKRLRHLNIQFCKKITCEFVLEAINILKDRKDRSHLPFVLFVYGTSIDKYGMSECQKYMEAEKGSLIKIVFEILTVDIGIPDKDIYDLWDSDDWYDEEGDILTDEDDDFYFPDSDMEDYDRFFNEIV; from the exons ATGTCGTTTGAGTTCTCTGTTCGAAGTTTGGAATATGATGGCTCTGTAAACAGCGCGGTGATTTTTACGCCAGATAAAAAGGCGTACACAGAGGACAACATATtgatttacaatattttcgtaTACAACATTCCAAGAAGG ATGAAGGACGCCGATATAACttgttatttttctaagtttggCGTGATTTCAGAAGTACGACTGGTGGATGATAAAAAGAGATCTCGTCGTTCTTCGCCGACAGTAGGATTTGTGAACTTTGTCGAACCAGAAAGTGCTTACAG aGTATTGCAGAAATTTAATCATCGTATACGAGGTTCACGTATTGGCGTTAAAGCTGGCAATAGTTGGAATCAGCCTGATGCCGAAAAGGCATGTAGCCAAGTGGTACTTGGAACCCAACAAAAGAAAGTTGAGGCTTCGAACTTTGATACGAAATTTACTAGTCTGAATATGCTATCGTTAAATGATGATTGCTTAGATATTATTTGTGGCCTATTAGTGCTACGAGATCAAATACGTTTTGCGCGAGTATGTAATCGTTTTCAAGAAATATTCAGAATGTTATCCAGGCGCGCATATAAAAGGTTTGAGTTTTGTAAACTCTTAGGGATGACATTATGGGAGATACGCGACTTCTTTCGTTTTGCCGGCGAAAATATTGAGGAAGTGACGGGCGATGTACCATATAAGAATCGTGAACGCATCATTACATTTATTAGAACGTGCTGCGTCAACTTAAAACGAATCACATTATTCGATAGTAAAATGGAGACCGATTGTTTGAAGAAATTATTTCGCAGCTTCCCTCTATTACGGGAGTTACATTTGCATAGTTGCGGTATAGATGACCTCTCAATACAATCTCTCCAATATTTGACTCAATTAGAGAGTCTGACACTCTCCGAGAACTATGAGCTAACAG GCAAATTTATGAACTCGTTAGTACAGCTGAAGTATCTAAATTTGTATGGTTGTAGAAATATTCAAACTTCCAATTTGGTTGAGATTTGCTGTTCCATGCCGAACTTAAAATCGCTTGATATACGTCGTTGTGAACGGCTATCGCCAATCTTTTTCGACACCATGGCAGAACATTGTCAGCAACTCGAAACATTGAAAATGTCTTGCCCAGATTTTCCATACGAGCATGTAACATTATTACCTCGACTGAAACACATTGAATTGTTActgcacacatctttttcgGTATCACATACacagatttttttgaaattgatcGAAAATAAGTCACAGCAAttagaaagcttaaaaatctaTGGCAAAAATTCAATCAATCCGCAAGAAATAAGTTTCATatcaaaattggaaaaactgAAATCATTATATTGCCCAAATAATCCAGCAATCGACGATAACGCACTTCGAAAACTGTGCCAATTAGAGCAACTTGAAGAGCTGGTTATCAAAAACAGTGGCGATATAACAAATGAAGCTCTGATAAAACTGTTGCAAAGTTGCAAGCGTCTGCGTCatttaaatatacaattttgcaaaaaaattacttgtgaattcgttttagaagccataaatatattaaaagacCGTAAAGACAGATCTCATCTTCCATTCGTCCTTTTTGTATATGGAACATCTATAGATAAATATGGAATGTCCGAG TGTCAGAAATACATGGAGGCTGAGAAAGGGTCACTTATCAAAatagttttcgaaatattaactGTTGATATAGGAATTCCTGACAAAGATATTTACGACTTGTGGGATAGCGATGATTGGTACGATGAGGAA